The sequence below is a genomic window from Roseiconus lacunae.
ACAAGATTCGTCCTCGGCCTCGGACGCAAAAATCATTGAACGGTTCACTGAGGTCCTGATTCGGCAACCTCGTTTGGGCGTTGCCTTTGATCGTGTTTACGCTCATCACGCCGATCAAGGAACCATCGAACAGTGGATTAAGTCACTCGTTGACGGTGACGATGAATCGGGCGCGGCGGCGATGCTGCACGGAATGATTCAACAACGGCGTCATGATTTAACCGCGGCTCGCGATGCCTTTGCCAAGGCGGCCAAGCTACGGCCCGGCGATCCTCTGGTCTGCGAGTACTACGCCGGAGTGCTTGAAGCGACTGGCGAAGTCGACGCGGCGATCAAGCAATTGCAGGAAGCACTCAGCCGAAATCCCTCACGTCTTGACGCGGTCCAAGTATCGATGGGGTTGGCGAAACTTCAGTTCAAAGTTGGCAACGCTGATCAAGCTGACGCAACGATCGATGAGTTGCTTTCCAAATTCAATCGAAGTCAGGCGGTGCTCGAAAAAGTCGCTTCACTGTTGGACGAAGTGGGGCAACCCGAGCGGGCGATCGCCGTCTATCAGCAGATGATCGAACAGACCGCGAATGATGAAAAGCGGGTGCAGTATCAACTTCATGTCGCGCAGCTTCACGAGCAGATTGGCGAGACAACGAATGCAAAAGAACTTTTGAAAACGCTTCTCGTTAAATTGCGTCCTGGCAGTTGGCTCTATCGCGACGCCAGCGAAAGTTTGGAGAGGCTTTACTTTGCGAACGACCAAGTCGATGAGTTGGTCGAATACTATACGAGCCGATTGCTGAAACGACCTGACGATTTGCCACTCGCGATTCGACTCGGGCAAATTAAGTGGCAGATCGGAGAGTTGCAAGAAGCGGAAGATCTGTTTCGTCAAGTTCTTCAGCGATCTCCTCAATCACTCGATGCGGGCATGGAACTCGTCGAGTTGCTTGTCAGTTCCGGTCGCCATTCCGATGCGATCATCGAGCTTCAGCGGCATGTTGACGAGAAACCATCGAACATTGATTTAGCATTACGGCTCGGGGACCTTCATTTACAAACTCAAGCGGAAGACAAGGTTGAATCAGCCGCGGCGGTATTCAATCGGGCGGCAAAGGTTCATGCCGACAACCCGGTGCATTTGGTGACGATCGCCGGGAAGATGAAACATCTCGATCGGCAGGAGCGTGCGATCGAATTGTATCGCCAAGCGATCGAACTTGACCCAGAGTCAGCGCAATACCGCGAGTACCTTGGCGAGTATCTTCATCGGCTTGATCGTAAAGACGAGGCTGTCCAAACGTGGTGGACGATTGCCGAAGGTTCCCGTCGCTCTCGTGAATCTCTCATTCGAGTTGCAGAGGTCTTCCGAACATTCGAATATCGTGATGACTGTTTACAGGCCTGGGAGGAGGCGAAAGGCATCGGTCTGGAAACGGATCAACACCTGCGCTATTGCCAAGCCTTGATCGGGTTCAATTCGACTGACAAGGCTCTCGATGAACTCGACACACTCGAAAAAACGGCCACCGAAGCTTCTCATCAAGACCAAGTGATGCGTTTGTGGATTCAAGTCCAAGTCCAAACGAGACGCCTAGACGCGGCGATCGTCGAACTCATCAGACAACCTAAGACGGTCAAGACAACTCACCAGTTGGCGCTTTTGTATCATGAAAGCAACCAACCTGAATTCGCACTCGAGAACATTAGGATGGCGCTTTCACTCGCCCCCGAGAATCTGTTCCTTCTACGCGATTCGGCAGCAATCTACGAGGCAGCGCAACAGACCGCACAGACGATCAAGACTCTCGAAAAGCTAGTCCGGTTGGATGCTTCCCGGTCGAGCAGCTATTTGCGAAAGCTAGTTCTCATGCACCGATCCGGAAACCAGTGGGACGCTGCGATTGATGCCGCCGAACAGTTAGTCCGTCAGAACCCATCTTCTTTAGATGGCTATCACTTGTTGGCCGATGTCCAGCGTGGGGCCGATTTACACGACGATAGTGAAGCGACCGTACGGCGTTCGCTGGCGGTGGCTCCAAACTCGATTACCTCACTGCGTTTGCTCGCCGACCGTCTGGGCGAAAAGTACGACACCCGGGAAGCGATCGAGTTGCTCTGGAAAGCGATCGAATTAGAAGCATCGCTACAGAGCCGAATCGAAATGGTGCAGCAATTGGTGCCACTTTATGAACGACGCGATGAGCTAGACGAACTAATGCGACGACTTCAGTTGATTCGTCGAGGCAAGTCCACGGATTACCCGATCTTGGTCGCATCGGTTTGGAGGTTCGCAGATCAAAGCGATCGCGGGAAAACGATCTTAATGCAGGCGGTTGAAAACCAACCGAATCATTCCGAGCTACTTCGCACTATCGTCGATCTTTGCATTGAAACCGAAGATTTCGCTTTAGCAGTGGAGTACTACACCCGTTACGTTCGCCAGCATGACACCCCGGAGAATCAAATTCGCTTGATCCAACTAAAGGCTCAAGCTGGAATGATGACGGAACTCGAAGCGGCGATAGCGCAACTGGACCTGAATTTGGCCCCGAGTCAGGTCGGACTAGTCTTGAAAGACGCATTGCGAAAGGACCGGGCGTTTGCCATTGACGTCTGTAAAAAAATTCTGGAGCAATCGCCCGAAGACTGGGCCGTGAAAACATGTTTAATGCAACTTTCACTGCCTCGCGATCAAACCGCAGGCGAGTCGGATTTCGACCGGGTGCTCACACTCGCGACTGAAATCGAAGGTTTATCGCTCGCACCGCATGTGGCCGCTTCCCCACTTGCACAACGCAGCGGACCACAAGCGTCTTCCGGGGCGAACTGGCCGAAACAGCGGTGGTTGGATTGGCTGGCAGCCAGCAATCGTCAATTATTTCGACGGGCGGGTGGTTCAACCAACTCTCGTTCCTCCGTTCGCTACACCATTCGAAGTTGGTCGAGTAATGCGGTGTTGGTACCGAAATGGTCTTCCAACCAAGCTGTCAAATCGATCAACCAGCCGATCGCATCAGTCGTCTTGCCGCAAAACTTTTTTGAGGCAGTTTGGATCGGCCGGCTCATGCGTGTCATGGTGGCACTCGAACGACGCCGGCTGCAAAAATCGGATTGGTCGAATGCAGAGTTGATGGCACGAGAATTTCCCGCCGACTTTGACAGGATGAATGTGGATCAGCTCCGTGATCATGCGCAGTTGTATGATTTCGCCCAGGTGCTGACGTCGTCGGAATTCGATGTTCCTGAAACACTTACCTGGCGACTGGCAGAACTTGATCCGACCGGAGACCAGTCCAATTTGGTGCGGTGGCTGAACAAGCGAGCGGAGGAAAGAACGAGCAGGAGAAAGCTCGATCCACTCACCGGCGAGCAGCTTGACTTGTTGCTGCATCTTTGCCGGGTTCGACATGTAGCCAATTTGGAGCAAGTGACCGCAATCGCATCGGTTTATGGTGATATGTTGTTGCGGCAGAGGATTATCGCGGAGATGCGTTTGGCCGGCCGCGAAAATCCTTTCCTCACCGATGATGACGAACGCGCGGTAGAAAGTAAGGAAATTGCGATCGAGCAAAAAATCCTTCTACTCGTCTCGGAATTTCAGCTTGCCGTCGAAGAAGGCAACACGGCGTCGGCCGAACGTCAGTTGGCGAAACTACTCGCCGCCCTTCGTTCGACTTCGGGATCGATTGTGCACGACCCGAACCCACTTTGGAAATGGATCACGTCGATTGAATCAGACGTTGAGTTTGATTTTATCGCTTCCCACCAACGTGAGATGTTGGATGTCATCTTGGCGATGGCTGCCCATCAGCGTCCGGAAAAAAACAAGACCATGTCGGTCTCTAAAACCCTGGGCGCTGAGCGATCGCAGATCGTTCTTGCTTCACGCCGGAGTGAGACGCAAAAACGAGTGTCGTACAGCATTTTTGAACTTCCGACGCCTTTGTCGAATCGTTTGATTGATGTGGAGACTTTACGCATGGTACTTGCGGTCACGCCGACCACTCGACAAACGAGTTTGCACCGCCAGGCCAGACTGTCTGAAGAGTTGATCGAGTACCTGAGTGAACCGGATGATGAGCTTTCCAATGACGAAGCGATGCTTCGCCGGGTCACGGCAGCCTATGTGCTTTGGTGGATGGACCGACCCGATCGTGCCTACGCCCAGTTTCAACAGATAGCAGAGGACTATCGTGACGACTTTGATTTGCAGATCGCCGTCGCGAGGTTGGCCGTCGTCAACCAGAACATTGAGTTGGGCTTTCGAATCCTTGATGCCGCACCGGTCTCACGAAGTGTCAATGAAATCGTTCGAGACTACGCTCGCGTGGTTTTGGCTAGCACCGCCGAGGATAAAACTGCCCTCGAACTTGCCGCGACTGAGTTACTGCAAGGCACTTATGACATCCCGACCCTGCGAATTCTTGCAAACCGTATTAAGCCGTATCGCAGTTCGAACCAAGTTGTCGCACAGGTGTATCGTGCTTTATCGGCAAAGACAAAATCGCAGGGGGCAGCTCGAATATCGAGCGGACGCGTTCAACTGGGCGAAGAATCAGAGATCGCAGTGGCCCGGACTCACCTCAAGGCAGGTGATCTGATGACGGCCGCCGAGGTCGCTTATTCGGTGATCAAGAACCATCCCGCCTACCAAACGGCGGACAATAACCCGGCTTTCATTGATGCGGTCGAGATCCTTCAACAAACCGGAAAGACCGAACCGCTTCTTACCGCGCTGAAAGCGAAGCATGCACGGCAGTCTGATGTGAATTCGGTTCGCAGCTTGACCAACCTGTTGCTGCTGACAGACCACGTCGAAGAAGCCGAACGCTACTGGCGAGAGTTCTTAAAAAGTCAGGATTGGCCGACAACTCAAGTGATCGACTTTGCCCTCAAGCAGCTTCAACATGAGCATCCCCGACAAGCCGCGATTTTATTCCGAATCGCTTTCGAGCAAGAGCCAAGTTTTTGGAACAGACACTGGTATCAATTCTCTGATGCGGTGCGATCGGGAGAGCTTCCCGGCTATCTTTCAGCCGTGGTCAAGGACGTTCCTCTAGAGTCACTTCAGTCCGACACGTTGTTGGGATTGTTGAGAATCAGCGATTCAATATCGAGCGAACAGCAAGAATCGTTCGCCGATCGATTGATCGATTTGTTGACTGAAAGGGAAGTGCCCGTACCGACAATTTTAGCGTCGGTTTCA
It includes:
- a CDS encoding tetratricopeptide repeat protein; its protein translation is MLRRKQESDRQPTCHGNRLTSPLLPHLAMAFLLVLGAPVKGQDSSSASDAKIIERFTEVLIRQPRLGVAFDRVYAHHADQGTIEQWIKSLVDGDDESGAAAMLHGMIQQRRHDLTAARDAFAKAAKLRPGDPLVCEYYAGVLEATGEVDAAIKQLQEALSRNPSRLDAVQVSMGLAKLQFKVGNADQADATIDELLSKFNRSQAVLEKVASLLDEVGQPERAIAVYQQMIEQTANDEKRVQYQLHVAQLHEQIGETTNAKELLKTLLVKLRPGSWLYRDASESLERLYFANDQVDELVEYYTSRLLKRPDDLPLAIRLGQIKWQIGELQEAEDLFRQVLQRSPQSLDAGMELVELLVSSGRHSDAIIELQRHVDEKPSNIDLALRLGDLHLQTQAEDKVESAAAVFNRAAKVHADNPVHLVTIAGKMKHLDRQERAIELYRQAIELDPESAQYREYLGEYLHRLDRKDEAVQTWWTIAEGSRRSRESLIRVAEVFRTFEYRDDCLQAWEEAKGIGLETDQHLRYCQALIGFNSTDKALDELDTLEKTATEASHQDQVMRLWIQVQVQTRRLDAAIVELIRQPKTVKTTHQLALLYHESNQPEFALENIRMALSLAPENLFLLRDSAAIYEAAQQTAQTIKTLEKLVRLDASRSSSYLRKLVLMHRSGNQWDAAIDAAEQLVRQNPSSLDGYHLLADVQRGADLHDDSEATVRRSLAVAPNSITSLRLLADRLGEKYDTREAIELLWKAIELEASLQSRIEMVQQLVPLYERRDELDELMRRLQLIRRGKSTDYPILVASVWRFADQSDRGKTILMQAVENQPNHSELLRTIVDLCIETEDFALAVEYYTRYVRQHDTPENQIRLIQLKAQAGMMTELEAAIAQLDLNLAPSQVGLVLKDALRKDRAFAIDVCKKILEQSPEDWAVKTCLMQLSLPRDQTAGESDFDRVLTLATEIEGLSLAPHVAASPLAQRSGPQASSGANWPKQRWLDWLAASNRQLFRRAGGSTNSRSSVRYTIRSWSSNAVLVPKWSSNQAVKSINQPIASVVLPQNFFEAVWIGRLMRVMVALERRRLQKSDWSNAELMAREFPADFDRMNVDQLRDHAQLYDFAQVLTSSEFDVPETLTWRLAELDPTGDQSNLVRWLNKRAEERTSRRKLDPLTGEQLDLLLHLCRVRHVANLEQVTAIASVYGDMLLRQRIIAEMRLAGRENPFLTDDDERAVESKEIAIEQKILLLVSEFQLAVEEGNTASAERQLAKLLAALRSTSGSIVHDPNPLWKWITSIESDVEFDFIASHQREMLDVILAMAAHQRPEKNKTMSVSKTLGAERSQIVLASRRSETQKRVSYSIFELPTPLSNRLIDVETLRMVLAVTPTTRQTSLHRQARLSEELIEYLSEPDDELSNDEAMLRRVTAAYVLWWMDRPDRAYAQFQQIAEDYRDDFDLQIAVARLAVVNQNIELGFRILDAAPVSRSVNEIVRDYARVVLASTAEDKTALELAATELLQGTYDIPTLRILANRIKPYRSSNQVVAQVYRALSAKTKSQGAARISSGRVQLGEESEIAVARTHLKAGDLMTAAEVAYSVIKNHPAYQTADNNPAFIDAVEILQQTGKTEPLLTALKAKHARQSDVNSVRSLTNLLLLTDHVEEAERYWREFLKSQDWPTTQVIDFALKQLQHEHPRQAAILFRIAFEQEPSFWNRHWYQFSDAVRSGELPGYLSAVVKDVPLESLQSDTLLGLLRISDSISSEQQESFADRLIDLLTEREVPVPTILASVSSQTRNRIDEFKGLVLNSISAPESFQKDAEIWAMVGWDSTGKVIGILANALELMCADEKASQRFVRVAEQAIAGDDESKVAIAQLLLDLHRLSKHASKPSTDPKVIESLAKTFPVQVKSIEAGAQSPYPPSLIWQAAQYVDDSLGDTQQDHDIRVGMYQMAVRSAPPFRMHSSVVRVPSDLLLHAYHRSGRTRLAVDGWLARLNESIVSATVGTAEDRQLRLVGHVSEQLVNIGNPVEAAILNAESLQKKLLFNLASRHSPLTDHRQILETQLRRSVESITTDHAVVFLSDLAEELRSGAEQSLRLNSVALQISLDRRSDGIFEHVCRLAYQRDDGSQVMDELHRVLAKRSQSQTSAFLLRELQLNAAELVLACWVDRDSLAIRLDQLLSTLPSAEHLSSSRRTFEGYQTLYQTAAAIRRAKCPNCEASLERLLTFLRTIVTARGRDEEATNVLWLSRTSESLTALLEIYDEQASEDEATARLMQQFDIAELAAQCGRWDVVAKAIKMTLGGGIDLNAKIRRNMTKVNVRDVHGGQADVSSTVGLEDEITHRLISIFEHIQDADGRPLTNPDCRLSIESTEESVVKELYDAIGQAIIPSDLVINLFPYAMVQRVDKSDGSRLNTHSLAFAWFNLSERLGLVKEIESQLLSLSRSTRSHQVQSLKVGQAIVCGDSRQLLMSITSLNHALQRQRYKVHDVEACLCVLIAAIETENANDVTRVRALAALQRLYKASDAIGQRDQRIKELMDAVKQKFGDSW